Proteins from one Nilaparvata lugens isolate BPH chromosome 10, ASM1435652v1, whole genome shotgun sequence genomic window:
- the LOC120353413 gene encoding uncharacterized protein LOC120353413 isoform X2: MPPKGKRNSLLTVRSGIIKNLSWLYTEYFNFKINDENDFQKLLAVKTKLLNFEQRYEEISLEFDSDDIDDNEHQIVTEKFLMLIANVNTILKNYDSQQQVATFQAPAMEHQSPNSSPVPKSPGSVDHNSVINTNQSPSASVTANNVNSLPLQPTMPIYQGLQLPMVPLPEFSGSFDSWLESRDTFSNMVIENQTLAPATKLYYLRKALSGEALARIQNIPPGNGNLELAWNLLTQRYNNPRLIASTHIQGIESPPALKKNCSKSLRAFIDHCKCHINALEALKLDVQIKDLLYMQKITSQLDSNILREWEKRIEINEIPTMDKLWEFLENQCKVMDAISSHSPSNPPTNQKVFTQATSNAPNVRQNTRPFAQNNTLNNFQPSVSCQFCNDRSHGIFKCVNFSKIPINQRYDAIKRKGLCFNCLNPYTDNHNCSSKRCQKCDKRHHTVLHDSFTSNSGAEVSNQLETFWKLEEVSSVIPVSPECARVEAHYKENTIRHEDGRFQVSLPRKDSFATLGHSRTQAMKRFHSLEKRFLKEPELKPQYVEFMQEYEDLGHMHPVPPPAPEEQVYYIPHHAVFKPDSTTTKTRVVFDASAKTSTGISLNDVIFKGPVVQSDLFDIVLRFRMRPFAFIADITKMYRQILLDPSDRNLHRIFWRDDTSKPLQEYQLATVTYGTACASYLSTRTLNLLAELESTPDSPLYHSIHQEFYVDDLISGASTLEQAMELSHQLLTTLNKGCFELRKWMSNSPELLNSLPSNLLETSIVKPISDPDNGITKALGLLWNSNSDSLSICSNIDKISEKTSFTKREFLSVIASTFDPLGIISPIIILPKILFQNLWLAKIDWDDSLPNDMLLKWLQIIQELSKISSISIPRCVVSKDQCSIVELHGFSDSSATAYGACVYVRTIQNNVVQTHLLCGKSRVAPLKPVSIPNLELCGALVLSRLINKVVSALNSLDLTISGVFLWSDSQIVCKWLQSPPDRKSIFVSLRVGEIQESTSQYVWNYVKSSHNPADLISRGMIPSELANNKLWWHGPPWLADPTDSWRSFSSHVAILAPNTVLVNTAVVSPLSIISERVSNSFKIIRVTAYVLRFLHNIRQKVADRRTDALSVDEIEDAEIHLLKAIQAEAFHKELEILRANDELNASSKFHSLSLFIHSDGLIRVGGRLANANIDFDFKHQILLPANHKFTKALIFYHHNKLCHAGVQATMAAIRQRFWIPSTRRTVKNVLRKCIKCFRFTHTQAAQLMGQLPSVRVNIDFPFMNVGLDYAGPFSLRIGGPKSRTFGKAYFAFFICMITRAVHIEVVSELSTSVFLAALTRFISRRGIPRNIYSDNATTFVGANNDLKELGDFLNLPSNQQILQNSAASLHIQWNFIPPRAPHHGGLWERGIRNFKSIYKIIAFKHIWNFEEMCTLSAQVEAILNSSPIVPLSEDPLDLQFLSPGHFLIARPLNALPSHKQKFKHVNFLARWNRLAEVTKEFWQQWSEEYLVTLQKRHKWSSSSPNLQVGTLVLLKDPGTPPTLWKLGRITEVFPGSDDKVRVIQVLTDSGVFKRSIASVAPLPLDDSE; this comes from the exons atgccTCCTAAAGGCAAACGAAACAGCCTTCTCACTGTGAGAAGTGGCATCATTAAAAATCTATCTTGGCTTTAtactgaatatttcaattttaaaatcaatgatgaaaatgattttcaaaaactacTAGCAGTCAAAACTAAATTGCTCAACTTTGAGCAGCGTTATGAAGAGATAAGCCTGGAATTTGATTCAGATGACATTGATGACAATGAACATCAAATTGTCAcagaaaaatttttaatgttaattGCTAATgtaaatacaattttgaaaaattatgattcacAGCAGCAAGTTGCTACATTTCAAGCACCGGCAATGGAACATCAGTCACCAAACTCCTCTCCAGTTCCCAAATCACCGGGGTCTGTAGATCATAATAGTGTAATCAACACAAATCAATCGCCATCTGCTTCAGTGACTGCTAATAATGTCAATTCTCTGCCTTTGCAACCCACTATGCCTATTTATCAAGGTCTACAATTACCAATGGTACCGTTACCAGAATTTTCAGGTTCCTTTGATTCATGGCTTGAATCCCGTGATACCTTTTCcaatatggttattgaaaaCCAAACTTTGGCTCCAGCTACAAAGCTGTATTATTTGCGCAAAGCTCTCAGTGGTGAAGCCCTTGCACGCATTCAGAATATTCCTCCAGGGAATGGAAACCTTGAGCTTGCATGGAATCTGCTTACACAGAGGTACAATAACCCCAGATTAATTGCAAGTACCCACATTCAAGGTATTGAATCACCCCCAGCACTCAAGAAAAATTGTTCCAAATCTCTTAGAGCTTTCATTGATCACTGTAAATGTCACATTAATGCTTTAGAAGCGCTCAAATTGGATGTTCAAATTAAAGATTTACTTTACATGCAAAAAATCACTTCTCAACTTGACTCTAATATCTTGCGCGAATGGGAAAAAcgcattgaaataaatgaaatcccTACTATGGATAAACTGTgggaatttcttgaaaatcaatgTAAGGTAATGGATGCTATTTCATCTCATAGCCCCTCAAATCCACCAACTAATCAAAAGGTTTTTACTCAAGCTACTTCAAATGCACCCAATGTTAGGCAAAATACTCGTCCTTTTGCTCAAAATAATACTCTGAATAATTTTCAGCCATCAGTATCCTGTCAATTTTGCAATGATCGATCTCATGGGATTTTCAAATGtgtcaatttttcaaagattccCATCAATCAACGTTATGATGCAATCAAAAGGAAAGGGTTGTGTTTCAATTGCCTTAATCCTTACACTGACAATCACAACTGCTCTTCAAAGAGATGCCAAAAATGTGATAAGCGACATCACACTGTTCTACATGATTCCTTTACTAGCAATTCAGGAG CTGAAGTCTCCAATCAGTTGGAAACCTTCTGGAAGCTGGAAGAAGTCTCTTCAGTTATTCCTGTCTCTCCTGAGTGTGCTAGGGTTGAAGCACACTACAAAGAAAATACCATCAGGCATGAAGATGGTCGTTTCCAAGTGTCCTTACCTCGCAAGGATTCATTTGCCACCCTTGGTCATTCAAGGACTCAAGCTATGAAACGTTTCCATTCATTGGAAAAAAGATTTCTTAAAGAACCTGAGCTCAAACCTCAATATGTTGAATTTATGCAGGAATATGAAGATTTAGGTCACATGCACCCTGTACCGCCACCAGCCCCTGAGGAACAAGTCTATTATATTCCACATCACGCTGTCTTCAAGCCCGACTCCACTACAACCAAAACAAGAGTTGTGTTTGATGCTAGCGCCAAAACATCAACCGGAATTTCTCTCAATGATGTTATCTTCAAGGGTCCTGTTGTTCAGTCAGACCTTTTTGACATTGTCCTACGATTTCGTATGCGACCATTTGCTTTCATCGCGGACATAACTAAAATGTACCGCCAAATTCTTTTAGATCCTTCTGATCGTAATTTGCATCGTATTTTTTGGAGAGATGATACTTCAAAACCTCTTCAAGAATACCAATTGGCCACAGTTACTTATGGGACAGCTTGTGCATCTTATCTCAGCACTAGAACCTTGAATTTACTTGCTGAACTTGAATCAACACCTGATTCTCCATTGtatcattcaattcatcaaGAATTTTATGTTGATGACCTAATCTCTGGTGCATCTACATTGGAACAAGCCATGGAATTGTCACATCAATTGCTCACCACTTTGAATAAAGGATGTTTTGAATTAAGGAAGTGGATGTCCAATTCCCCTGAGTTACTGAATTCACTACCATCCAATTTGCTAGAAACTTCCATTGTTAAACCAATTTCAGATCCTGATAATGGAATAACCAAAGCTCTAGGTTTACTGTGGAATTCCAATTCTGATAGTCTATCCATCTGTTCTAACATTGATAAAATTTCTGAAAAGACTTCATTCACAAAGCGTGAGTTTCTGTCAGTTATTGCTTCAACTTTTGATCCACTTGGAATCATTAGTCCCATCATAATCCTTCCAAAaatcttatttcaaaatttatggCTTGCAAAAATTGATTGGGATGATAGTCTGCCCAATGACATGCTACTGAAGTGGTTGCAGATCATACAAGAACTATCCAAAATTTCAAGCATTTCAATACCACGTTGTGTAGTATCAAAGGATCAATGTTCCATAGTTGAACTTCATGGTTTTTCTGATTCTAGCGCTACTGCTTATGGAGCTTGTGTGTATGTACGCACCATCCAAAATAATGTTGTTCAAACTCATCTTCTTTGTGGAAAATCACGTGTTGCACCTCTCAAGCCTGTCTCCATTCCAAATTTGGAACTTTGTGGTGCCTTAGTATTATCACGACTCATTAACAAAGTTGTAAGTGCTTTGAATTCTCTTGATTTGACTATTTCAGGTGTTTTTCTCTGGTCAGATTCTCAAATTGTCTGCAAGTGGTTGCAGTCTCCTCCTGACAGAaagtcaatttttgtttcattgagAGTAGGTGAAATCCAAGAATCTACCTCACAGTATGTCTGGAACTATGTGAAATCATCTCACAATCCAGCTGATTTAATTTCTCGTGGCATGATTCCTAGTGAATTAGCAAACAACAAACTCTGGTGGCATGGTCCCCCATGGTTGGCTGATCCAACTGATAGTTGGAGGTCATTCTCTTCTCATGTAGCTATTCTAGCTCCCAATACAGTTCTTGTAAATACTGCAGTTGTTTCACCTTTATCCATTATTTCTGAACGTGTTtccaatagttttaaaattattcgtGTCACTGCTTATGTTCTGCGTTTTTTACATAACATTCGTCAGAAAGTTGCTGATCGCCGTACTGACGCCCTttcagttgatgaaattgaagatgCTGAAATTCATCTATTGAAGGCCATTCAAGCTGAAGCATTCCACAAGGAGTTGGAAATTTTACGTGCAAATGATGAGTTGAATGCCTCCAGTAAGTTTCATTCTTTGTCTTTGTTCATTCACTCTGATGGCCTCATAAGAGTAGGAGGACGTTTAGCTAATGctaatattgattttgatttcaagCATCAGATATTGCTTCCTGCCAATCACAAATTCACCAAGGCActgattttttatcatcataacAAATTGTGTCATGCTGGTGTGCAAGCAACCATGGCTGCAATCAGACAACGGTTCTGGATACCATCAACAAGGCGTACTGTTAAGAATGTTCTGCGAAAGTGTATCAAGTGTTTTCGTTTCACTCATACTCAAGCTGCACAATTGATGGGTCAATTGCCCTCTGTGCgtgtaaatattgattttccattCATGAATGTTGGTCTAGACTATGCTGGACCTTTTAGTCTCCGTATTGGTGGTCCAAAGTCACGGACATTTGGTAAAgcctattttgcatttttcatttgcatGATAACTCGTGCTGTACATATAGAAGTAGTATCAGAGCTGTCCACTTCAGTCTTTCTGGCTGCTCTCACCCGTTTCATCTCAAGACGAGGTATTCCAAGGAATATATATTCAGACAATGCTACCACTTTTGTGGGTGCAAATAATGATCTCAAAGAGTTAGGTGACTTCCTCAACTTGCCTAGCAATCAACAAATACTTCAAAATTCAGCTGCATCTTTGCACATTCAATGGAATTTCATTCCCCCAAGAGCTCCTCATCATGGTGGTCTGTGGGAGAGAGGAATAAGAAATTTCAAGagtatatataaaattattgctttCAAACATATTTGGAATTTTGAAGAAATGTGTACTCTTTCTGCACAAGTtgaagctattttgaattcttcaccTATTGTTCCATTGTCTGAGGACCCTCTTGATCTTCAATTTTTGTCACCTGGGCATTTTCTCATTGCGCGCCCACTCAATGCTTTGCCTTCTCATAAGCAGAAATTCAAACATGTGAATTTTCTTGCACGTTGGAATAGACTTGCTGAAGTCACAAAGGAATTTTGGCAACAATGGTCTGAAGAATATTTAGTTACTCTTCAGAAAAGACATAAATGGTCTTCTTCATCACCCAATCTTCAAGTTGGCACTCTTGTGCTATTGAAGGATCCTGGGACACCACCAACACTCTGGAAGCTTGGACGTATTACAGAGGTTTTCCCTGGCTCCGATGACAAGGTTAGAGTCATCCAGGTTCTAACTGACTCTGGTGTTTTCAAACGTTCTATTGCTAGTGTTGCACCTTTGCCATTAGATGATAGCGAATGA
- the LOC120353413 gene encoding uncharacterized protein LOC120353413 isoform X3 yields MKRFHSLEKRFLKEPELKPQYVEFMQEYEDLGHMHPVPPPAPEEQVYYIPHHAVFKPDSTTTKTRVVFDASAKTSTGISLNDVIFKGPVVQSDLFDIVLRFRMRPFAFIADITKMYRQILLDPSDRNLHRIFWRDDTSKPLQEYQLATVTYGTACASYLSTRTLNLLAELESTPDSPLYHSIHQEFYVDDLISGASTLEQAMELSHQLLTTLNKGCFELRKWMSNSPELLNSLPSNLLETSIVKPISDPDNGITKALGLLWNSNSDSLSICSNIDKISEKTSFTKREFLSVIASTFDPLGIISPIIILPKILFQNLWLAKIDWDDSLPNDMLLKWLQIIQELSKISSISIPRCVVSKDQCSIVELHGFSDSSATAYGACVYVRTIQNNVVQTHLLCGKSRVAPLKPVSIPNLELCGALVLSRLINKVVSALNSLDLTISGVFLWSDSQIVCKWLQSPPDRKSIFVSLRVGEIQESTSQYVWNYVKSSHNPADLISRGMIPSELANNKLWWHGPPWLADPTDSWRSFSSHVAILAPNTVLVNTAVVSPLSIISERVSNSFKIIRVTAYVLRFLHNIRQKVADRRTDALSVDEIEDAEIHLLKAIQAEAFHKELEILRANDELNASSKFHSLSLFIHSDGLIRVGGRLANANIDFDFKHQILLPANHKFTKALIFYHHNKLCHAGVQATMAAIRQRFWIPSTRRTVKNVLRKCIKCFRFTHTQAAQLMGQLPSVRVNIDFPFMNVGLDYAGPFSLRIGGPKSRTFGKAYFAFFICMITRAVHIEVVSELSTSVFLAALTRFISRRGIPRNIYSDNATTFVGANNDLKELGDFLNLPSNQQILQNSAASLHIQWNFIPPRAPHHGGLWERGIRNFKSIYKIIAFKHIWNFEEMCTLSAQVEAILNSSPIVPLSEDPLDLQFLSPGHFLIARPLNALPSHKQKFKHVNFLARWNRLAEVTKEFWQQWSEEYLVTLQKRHKWSSSSPNLQVGTLVLLKDPGTPPTLWKLGRITEVFPGSDDKVRVIQVLTDSGVFKRSIASVAPLPLDDSE; encoded by the coding sequence ATGAAACGTTTCCATTCATTGGAAAAAAGATTTCTTAAAGAACCTGAGCTCAAACCTCAATATGTTGAATTTATGCAGGAATATGAAGATTTAGGTCACATGCACCCTGTACCGCCACCAGCCCCTGAGGAACAAGTCTATTATATTCCACATCACGCTGTCTTCAAGCCCGACTCCACTACAACCAAAACAAGAGTTGTGTTTGATGCTAGCGCCAAAACATCAACCGGAATTTCTCTCAATGATGTTATCTTCAAGGGTCCTGTTGTTCAGTCAGACCTTTTTGACATTGTCCTACGATTTCGTATGCGACCATTTGCTTTCATCGCGGACATAACTAAAATGTACCGCCAAATTCTTTTAGATCCTTCTGATCGTAATTTGCATCGTATTTTTTGGAGAGATGATACTTCAAAACCTCTTCAAGAATACCAATTGGCCACAGTTACTTATGGGACAGCTTGTGCATCTTATCTCAGCACTAGAACCTTGAATTTACTTGCTGAACTTGAATCAACACCTGATTCTCCATTGtatcattcaattcatcaaGAATTTTATGTTGATGACCTAATCTCTGGTGCATCTACATTGGAACAAGCCATGGAATTGTCACATCAATTGCTCACCACTTTGAATAAAGGATGTTTTGAATTAAGGAAGTGGATGTCCAATTCCCCTGAGTTACTGAATTCACTACCATCCAATTTGCTAGAAACTTCCATTGTTAAACCAATTTCAGATCCTGATAATGGAATAACCAAAGCTCTAGGTTTACTGTGGAATTCCAATTCTGATAGTCTATCCATCTGTTCTAACATTGATAAAATTTCTGAAAAGACTTCATTCACAAAGCGTGAGTTTCTGTCAGTTATTGCTTCAACTTTTGATCCACTTGGAATCATTAGTCCCATCATAATCCTTCCAAAaatcttatttcaaaatttatggCTTGCAAAAATTGATTGGGATGATAGTCTGCCCAATGACATGCTACTGAAGTGGTTGCAGATCATACAAGAACTATCCAAAATTTCAAGCATTTCAATACCACGTTGTGTAGTATCAAAGGATCAATGTTCCATAGTTGAACTTCATGGTTTTTCTGATTCTAGCGCTACTGCTTATGGAGCTTGTGTGTATGTACGCACCATCCAAAATAATGTTGTTCAAACTCATCTTCTTTGTGGAAAATCACGTGTTGCACCTCTCAAGCCTGTCTCCATTCCAAATTTGGAACTTTGTGGTGCCTTAGTATTATCACGACTCATTAACAAAGTTGTAAGTGCTTTGAATTCTCTTGATTTGACTATTTCAGGTGTTTTTCTCTGGTCAGATTCTCAAATTGTCTGCAAGTGGTTGCAGTCTCCTCCTGACAGAaagtcaatttttgtttcattgagAGTAGGTGAAATCCAAGAATCTACCTCACAGTATGTCTGGAACTATGTGAAATCATCTCACAATCCAGCTGATTTAATTTCTCGTGGCATGATTCCTAGTGAATTAGCAAACAACAAACTCTGGTGGCATGGTCCCCCATGGTTGGCTGATCCAACTGATAGTTGGAGGTCATTCTCTTCTCATGTAGCTATTCTAGCTCCCAATACAGTTCTTGTAAATACTGCAGTTGTTTCACCTTTATCCATTATTTCTGAACGTGTTtccaatagttttaaaattattcgtGTCACTGCTTATGTTCTGCGTTTTTTACATAACATTCGTCAGAAAGTTGCTGATCGCCGTACTGACGCCCTttcagttgatgaaattgaagatgCTGAAATTCATCTATTGAAGGCCATTCAAGCTGAAGCATTCCACAAGGAGTTGGAAATTTTACGTGCAAATGATGAGTTGAATGCCTCCAGTAAGTTTCATTCTTTGTCTTTGTTCATTCACTCTGATGGCCTCATAAGAGTAGGAGGACGTTTAGCTAATGctaatattgattttgatttcaagCATCAGATATTGCTTCCTGCCAATCACAAATTCACCAAGGCActgattttttatcatcataacAAATTGTGTCATGCTGGTGTGCAAGCAACCATGGCTGCAATCAGACAACGGTTCTGGATACCATCAACAAGGCGTACTGTTAAGAATGTTCTGCGAAAGTGTATCAAGTGTTTTCGTTTCACTCATACTCAAGCTGCACAATTGATGGGTCAATTGCCCTCTGTGCgtgtaaatattgattttccattCATGAATGTTGGTCTAGACTATGCTGGACCTTTTAGTCTCCGTATTGGTGGTCCAAAGTCACGGACATTTGGTAAAgcctattttgcatttttcatttgcatGATAACTCGTGCTGTACATATAGAAGTAGTATCAGAGCTGTCCACTTCAGTCTTTCTGGCTGCTCTCACCCGTTTCATCTCAAGACGAGGTATTCCAAGGAATATATATTCAGACAATGCTACCACTTTTGTGGGTGCAAATAATGATCTCAAAGAGTTAGGTGACTTCCTCAACTTGCCTAGCAATCAACAAATACTTCAAAATTCAGCTGCATCTTTGCACATTCAATGGAATTTCATTCCCCCAAGAGCTCCTCATCATGGTGGTCTGTGGGAGAGAGGAATAAGAAATTTCAAGagtatatataaaattattgctttCAAACATATTTGGAATTTTGAAGAAATGTGTACTCTTTCTGCACAAGTtgaagctattttgaattcttcaccTATTGTTCCATTGTCTGAGGACCCTCTTGATCTTCAATTTTTGTCACCTGGGCATTTTCTCATTGCGCGCCCACTCAATGCTTTGCCTTCTCATAAGCAGAAATTCAAACATGTGAATTTTCTTGCACGTTGGAATAGACTTGCTGAAGTCACAAAGGAATTTTGGCAACAATGGTCTGAAGAATATTTAGTTACTCTTCAGAAAAGACATAAATGGTCTTCTTCATCACCCAATCTTCAAGTTGGCACTCTTGTGCTATTGAAGGATCCTGGGACACCACCAACACTCTGGAAGCTTGGACGTATTACAGAGGTTTTCCCTGGCTCCGATGACAAGGTTAGAGTCATCCAGGTTCTAACTGACTCTGGTGTTTTCAAACGTTCTATTGCTAGTGTTGCACCTTTGCCATTAGATGATAGCGAATGA